In Rattus norvegicus strain BN/NHsdMcwi chromosome 3, GRCr8, whole genome shotgun sequence, a genomic segment contains:
- the Lamp5 gene encoding lysosome-associated membrane glycoprotein 5 precursor — protein MDLRGRALLGGDRLRILLMFFHAMAQTVAEQEVENLSGLSTNPEKDIFVVRENGTTCLMAEFAAKFIVPYDVWASNYVDLITEQAEISLTRGAEVKGRCGHNESELQVFWVDRAYTLKMLFVKESHNTSKGLEATWKLSKVQFVYDSSEKTHFKDAVSAGKHTANSHHLSALVTPAGMSYECQAQQTISLASSDPQKTVTMILSAVHIQPFDIISDFVFSEEHKCPVDEREQLEETLPLILGLILGLVIVITLVIYHIHHKMTANQVQIPRDRSQYKHMG, from the exons ATGGATCTACGAGGAAGAGCCCTTCTCGGTGGAGACAGACTTCGGATTCTCCTAATGTTCTTCC ATGCAATGGCCCAAACCGTGGCAGAACAAGAAGTGGAAAATCTTTCGGGCCTTTCCACGAACCCGGAGAAAGACATATTTGTGGTGCGGGAAAATGGGACGACGTGTCTCATGGCAGAGTTTGCAGCCAAATTTATTGTACCTTATGATGTGTGGGCCAGCAATTATGTGGAT CTGATCACAGAGCAGGCTGAGATCTCCTTGACCCGGGGAGCTGAGGTGAAGGGCCGCTGTGGTCACAACGAGTCGGAGCTGCAGGTGTTCTGGGTAGATCGCGCCTACACACTCAAAATGCTCTTTGTAAAG GAAAGTCACAACACTTCCAAAGGACTAGAGGCGACTTGGAAGCTGAGCAAGGTGCAGTTTGTCTATGATTCCTCAGAGAAGACCCACTTTAAAGATGCTGTGAGTG CTGGGAAGCATACCGCCAACTCTCACCACCTCTCTGCCTTGGTGACCCCAGCTGGGATGTCCTATGAGTGCCAGGCTCAGCAGACCATTTCTCTGGCCTCCAGTGATCCTCAGAAGACTGTCACCATGATCCTGTCTGCAGTGCACATTCAGCCCTTTGATATCATCTCTGACTTTGTCTTCAGTGAAG AGCATAAATGTCCAGTGGATGAGCGAGAACAGTTGGAAGAGACCCTGCCCCTGATCCTGGGCCTCATCTTAGGCCTGGTCATTGTCATAACACTTGTGATTTACCACATTCATCACAAAATGACTGCCAACCAAGTGCAGATCCCCAGAGACCGTTCCCAGTACAAGCACATGGGCTAG